Proteins from a genomic interval of Streptomyces sp. NBC_01445:
- the kdpF gene encoding K(+)-transporting ATPase subunit F produces the protein MTAENIVGLIVAVALLGYLVLALIYPERF, from the coding sequence GTGACTGCCGAAAACATCGTCGGCCTGATCGTGGCCGTCGCCCTCCTCGGCTATCTGGTCCTCGCCCTCATCTACCCGGAGAGGTTCTGA
- a CDS encoding NAD-binding protein has translation MTSTLHLRTELGHRSQHMVICGDDGLAHRLAVELDAVCGEAVTVVLPSRRDAHGAEIAALHRDPHSPIELLVAAHPDEKILRAAGVQRAAALALTYADDQINMTAALLARGLNPSIRLVIRMFNRERGRHLERLLDRAAAEVMGGGDDDPRPDMSTTVLSDADTAVPELVAAAAVGHGHTLQVEGKVFRGVVRPAGSPPRSTDLATLAVLSGAHQDDPASDDSPETPGEDGTQLLPDTRTAYHRQFTHGRLMLEEVTHHHASEPAAGERGGPVGGWLRARLAHLPWRVFLSREVIAVFGVLAAIVVALAVATALFGHEHPWWKNVYLPLLDIFTMGDPATDEAVARRVLQLVAGFVGLAVLPLVVAATMNATEAFRSASVGLAPSDDLTDHIVVVGLGKIGTRVLAQLRTTDHRVVAVERNPHARGVALARELDVPLVLEDAGTPGVLDRARIRHSRSLLVLTRDDGENLDIVMAARETTPGVRVVMRLYDDDFAATVQRTLRASYPQAPTRSRSVSALAAPSFAAAMMGRHVLGVMPVERGSLLFTVVDVAGHPELEGRSVHEAFREHEWRVLAVGSAADRPAQSSMDTLAGIRFRQPGFDWRPSQGKVLRAGDRVVLATTRRGLDILMTGVQPHPADRRV, from the coding sequence GTGACGTCAACTCTCCATCTCCGCACGGAACTTGGCCACCGCTCCCAGCACATGGTGATCTGTGGCGACGACGGGCTCGCGCACCGGCTCGCCGTCGAACTGGACGCCGTGTGCGGCGAGGCCGTCACCGTCGTGCTGCCCTCACGACGCGACGCTCACGGCGCAGAGATCGCCGCGCTGCACCGCGACCCGCACTCGCCCATCGAGCTCCTGGTGGCGGCACACCCCGACGAAAAGATCCTGCGTGCAGCGGGCGTGCAGCGGGCCGCAGCCCTCGCGCTGACCTACGCCGACGACCAGATCAACATGACCGCGGCGCTGCTGGCCCGGGGCCTCAACCCGTCCATCCGCCTCGTCATCCGCATGTTCAACCGCGAGCGCGGACGCCACCTCGAGCGCCTCCTGGACCGTGCAGCCGCCGAGGTCATGGGCGGAGGCGACGACGATCCCCGGCCTGACATGTCGACCACGGTTCTGTCCGACGCCGACACGGCCGTGCCCGAGCTCGTGGCCGCCGCCGCGGTCGGCCACGGCCACACCCTCCAGGTCGAGGGCAAGGTCTTCCGCGGAGTCGTGCGGCCCGCCGGATCGCCACCCCGGTCGACCGATCTGGCCACACTCGCGGTGCTCTCCGGAGCCCACCAGGACGATCCGGCGAGCGACGACAGCCCCGAGACACCGGGCGAGGACGGCACCCAGCTGCTGCCCGACACCCGCACCGCCTACCACCGGCAGTTCACGCACGGCCGGCTGATGCTCGAGGAGGTCACCCACCACCACGCCTCCGAGCCGGCCGCCGGGGAGCGGGGCGGACCCGTCGGCGGCTGGCTGAGGGCGCGGCTCGCGCATCTGCCGTGGCGGGTCTTCCTCTCCCGCGAGGTCATCGCCGTCTTCGGTGTGCTGGCGGCGATCGTCGTCGCGCTCGCGGTCGCCACCGCGTTGTTCGGGCACGAGCACCCTTGGTGGAAGAACGTCTACCTCCCCCTGCTGGACATCTTCACCATGGGCGACCCTGCCACCGACGAGGCGGTGGCCCGCCGGGTGCTGCAACTGGTCGCGGGCTTCGTCGGGCTCGCCGTCCTGCCCCTCGTCGTGGCCGCGACCATGAACGCCACCGAGGCGTTCCGCAGCGCCTCCGTGGGCCTTGCGCCCTCCGACGACCTCACCGACCACATCGTCGTGGTCGGTCTCGGGAAGATCGGTACCCGTGTGCTGGCGCAGCTGCGCACCACGGACCACAGGGTTGTTGCCGTCGAGCGGAATCCGCACGCGCGCGGCGTCGCCCTCGCCCGTGAACTCGACGTTCCGCTGGTCCTTGAGGACGCCGGAACGCCGGGTGTACTCGACCGCGCGCGCATCCGGCACAGCAGGTCGCTGCTGGTTCTCACCCGGGACGACGGCGAGAATCTCGACATCGTGATGGCCGCACGTGAGACCACCCCGGGTGTGCGCGTGGTGATGAGGCTGTACGACGACGACTTCGCGGCCACGGTCCAGCGCACCCTGCGCGCCTCCTACCCTCAGGCCCCGACCCGCAGCCGCAGTGTCTCGGCGCTCGCCGCACCGTCCTTCGCCGCCGCGATGATGGGCCGCCATGTGCTGGGGGTGATGCCGGTCGAGCGGGGCTCGCTGTTGTTCACGGTGGTGGATGTGGCGGGGCATCCCGAGCTCGAGGGACGCTCGGTCCACGAGGCGTTCCGGGAGCACGAGTGGCGGGTCCTGGCCGTGGGATCTGCCGCGGACAGACCCGCTCAGTCGTCGATGGACACCCTCGCCGGGATCCGGTTCCGCCAGCCCGGGTTCGACTGGCGCCCCTCGCAGGGGAAGGTCCTGCGTGCGGGCGACCGCGTGGTGCTGGCGACGACGCGGCGTGGCCTGGACATCCTCATGACCGGGGTGCAGCCGCATCCGGCGGACAGGCGGGTGTGA
- a CDS encoding DUF4118 domain-containing protein: protein MSSDIGVRGPRPALAATNARGDGMMTGYRLRDRLALLAGLAGPFLVALALVPFRTDLSQTNAALILVVVVVAIAAIGSRAAGALAALSAAAWFDFFLTRPYRTFDINASDDIETAVLLLVVGLIVSQLAAHARRLEVITVTDAGYLARIHETADLAQSAKSSDSVVDHVRHQITELLGLRACRFEYGTLMGQPPRLQPDGSVVVGRKRWDVDSSGWPEGETELRTYGNGHYLGRFMLTPGPGPVPPLQARLVAVTLADQTGAALDTAGPLKDG, encoded by the coding sequence ATGAGCTCTGACATCGGCGTACGAGGGCCCAGGCCCGCACTCGCCGCAACGAACGCGAGAGGTGACGGCATGATGACGGGCTACCGGCTCCGCGACCGGCTCGCACTGCTCGCGGGCCTCGCGGGACCGTTCCTGGTGGCGCTCGCGCTCGTGCCCTTCCGTACCGACCTGTCACAGACGAACGCCGCGCTGATCCTGGTCGTGGTGGTCGTCGCGATCGCCGCCATCGGCAGCCGTGCGGCAGGCGCGCTCGCGGCGCTGTCGGCGGCCGCCTGGTTCGACTTCTTCCTCACCCGGCCGTACCGGACCTTCGACATCAACGCATCCGACGACATCGAGACGGCGGTCCTCCTTCTGGTCGTCGGCCTGATCGTGTCCCAGCTCGCGGCACACGCCCGCCGCCTCGAAGTCATCACGGTGACGGATGCGGGTTACCTCGCCCGTATCCATGAGACGGCCGACCTCGCTCAGTCCGCGAAGTCCTCGGACTCGGTGGTCGACCACGTCCGCCACCAGATCACCGAACTGCTCGGCCTGCGCGCCTGCCGCTTCGAATACGGCACCCTCATGGGACAGCCGCCCCGCCTGCAGCCGGACGGCAGTGTCGTGGTCGGCCGCAAGCGCTGGGACGTCGACAGCAGCGGCTGGCCGGAGGGCGAGACGGAACTGCGCACGTACGGCAACGGCCACTACCTTGGCCGGTTCATGCTCACTCCTGGCCCGGGTCCTGTCCCGCCGCTCCAGGCTCGCCTCGTGGCGGTGACCCTCGCCGACCAGACCGGCGCGGCCCTCGACACGGCGGGCCCGCTGAAGGACGGCTGA
- a CDS encoding ATP-binding protein has translation MGDVRPGRLKVYLGAAPGVGKTYRILDEARRRAARGADVVVGFVECHGRPGTEAMLDGLEVVDRVSCAYRGGEFTEMDLAAVLARRPQVAIVDEFAHSNVPGGGRNPKRWQDIEELLAEGIDVISALNIQHLESLNDVVEKITKVPQQETVPDEVVRRARQIELVDMPPEGLRRRMAHGNIYAPEKVDAALANYFRPGNLTALRQLALLWVADRVDEALQTYRSEHGIGGVWETRERVVVALTGGPEGDTLIRRAARIADRSAGGDLLAVHVTRSDGLAAGTSHASLARQRRLVEDLGGSYHSVVGDDVATALVEFARAENATQLVLGTSRRGRLERFVTGRGTGETVVKFSSDIDVHMVTHERAGRGTLLPSRRRTLSTVRRIAGPVAGLLLPVALTFLLDLDVARDRLNLTSEALLFLLAVVGVACIGGVVSAVIASVTASLLLNYWFIPPRGHFTLNDTNALLALGVFVVVAAIVAAVVDRSLRLSRRSARATAEAETMSSLAGTIVRGGATIPALVERTRETFGMDSAELVDEPPGEDGATVVPAGPGAFLVLRGRPLPSSERRVLAAFAAHVGAAVERARLAEVAAEVEPVKAADRMRTALLRAVGHDLRTPLAAGWAAVSSLRSKDVEFSDADRDELLATADESMAKLNRLIENLLDLSRLQAGALTLNLRPTTLDEVLPAALADTPEVEVGDLDEVPAVLADPPLLERVVANLAGNAARHSPAGRMVLLTASSHAGRVELRVVDRGPGLPPTDRDRLFEPFQRLGDTDNATGLGLGLALSRGLAEAMDGTLVPEDTPGGGLTMVLSLPFAERAEHPSGTQQQSVGGALDISPS, from the coding sequence GTGGGTGACGTGCGTCCCGGACGTCTGAAGGTCTACCTCGGAGCTGCCCCGGGAGTGGGCAAGACCTACCGCATTCTCGACGAGGCCCGGCGCAGGGCGGCGCGCGGGGCTGATGTGGTGGTGGGGTTCGTGGAATGCCATGGGCGCCCCGGCACGGAGGCGATGCTCGACGGCCTGGAAGTCGTCGATCGAGTCTCATGCGCCTATCGCGGCGGCGAGTTCACGGAGATGGACCTCGCCGCGGTCCTCGCCCGCCGCCCTCAGGTTGCGATCGTCGACGAATTCGCCCACAGCAACGTCCCCGGCGGCGGCCGCAACCCCAAGCGCTGGCAGGACATCGAGGAGTTGCTCGCGGAAGGGATCGATGTCATCAGCGCGCTCAACATTCAGCATCTCGAATCCCTCAACGACGTCGTCGAGAAGATCACCAAGGTCCCGCAGCAGGAAACGGTGCCCGATGAGGTCGTCCGCAGAGCGCGTCAGATCGAGCTGGTGGACATGCCGCCCGAGGGGCTTCGCCGCCGGATGGCGCACGGCAACATCTACGCTCCCGAGAAGGTCGACGCGGCCCTCGCCAACTACTTCCGGCCCGGCAATCTGACAGCCCTGCGCCAACTCGCTCTGCTGTGGGTGGCCGACCGCGTCGACGAGGCACTGCAGACCTACCGATCCGAGCACGGCATCGGTGGCGTGTGGGAGACCCGGGAGCGGGTGGTCGTGGCTCTGACGGGCGGGCCCGAGGGCGACACACTCATCCGGCGGGCGGCCCGCATCGCCGACCGGTCGGCCGGCGGCGACCTGCTCGCCGTACACGTCACGCGCAGCGACGGACTCGCCGCCGGCACTTCGCACGCCTCCCTGGCCCGGCAGCGGCGGCTCGTCGAGGACCTCGGCGGCAGCTACCACTCCGTGGTCGGCGACGACGTCGCCACCGCCCTGGTCGAATTCGCGCGCGCCGAGAACGCCACCCAGCTCGTGCTGGGTACCAGCCGCCGTGGCCGCCTGGAGCGGTTCGTCACCGGCCGCGGCACCGGCGAGACGGTGGTCAAGTTCTCCAGCGACATCGACGTCCACATGGTCACGCACGAACGCGCCGGGCGTGGCACGCTGCTGCCCTCCCGCCGCCGCACTCTGTCGACCGTCCGCAGGATCGCTGGCCCGGTCGCCGGTCTGCTGCTGCCGGTGGCGCTGACCTTCCTGCTGGATCTCGACGTGGCCAGGGACAGACTCAACCTCACCAGCGAGGCTCTGCTCTTCCTGCTCGCTGTGGTGGGGGTGGCCTGCATAGGTGGGGTCGTGTCGGCGGTGATCGCGTCGGTGACGGCGTCCCTGCTGCTCAACTACTGGTTCATCCCGCCCAGAGGGCACTTCACGTTGAACGATACGAATGCGTTGCTGGCGCTCGGGGTCTTCGTCGTGGTGGCCGCCATAGTGGCGGCTGTCGTCGACCGCTCCCTGCGTCTGTCGCGGCGCTCGGCGCGCGCCACCGCGGAGGCGGAGACCATGTCGTCCCTCGCGGGCACCATCGTGCGCGGCGGTGCGACCATCCCCGCGCTGGTCGAGCGCACCCGTGAGACCTTCGGCATGGACTCGGCAGAACTGGTGGACGAGCCGCCCGGGGAAGACGGCGCAACTGTCGTACCCGCCGGTCCCGGAGCCTTCCTGGTGTTGCGCGGCCGCCCACTCCCGTCCTCCGAGCGACGCGTGCTGGCCGCCTTCGCGGCACACGTGGGCGCCGCAGTCGAACGGGCGCGGCTCGCCGAGGTCGCCGCCGAGGTAGAGCCGGTCAAGGCCGCCGACCGGATGCGTACAGCGCTGCTGCGGGCGGTCGGCCACGACCTGCGCACCCCGCTCGCCGCCGGATGGGCCGCCGTCTCCTCGCTACGCAGCAAGGATGTGGAGTTCTCCGACGCGGACCGGGACGAACTCCTCGCCACCGCGGACGAATCGATGGCCAAGCTGAACCGGCTGATCGAGAACCTCCTCGACCTCAGCCGTCTGCAGGCCGGGGCGCTCACGTTGAACCTGCGCCCCACCACGCTGGACGAGGTCCTCCCGGCGGCGCTGGCAGACACTCCAGAGGTCGAGGTGGGGGACCTGGACGAGGTTCCGGCCGTGCTGGCCGACCCGCCGTTGCTGGAGCGGGTGGTCGCCAACCTCGCCGGCAACGCAGCCCGCCACAGTCCCGCGGGGCGCATGGTGCTGCTGACCGCCAGCTCCCACGCGGGACGCGTCGAACTGCGAGTCGTCGACCGGGGCCCCGGCCTCCCGCCGACCGACCGCGACCGCCTCTTCGAACCCTTCCAGCGTCTCGGCGACACCGACAACGCCACCGGACTCGGCCTGGGTCTTGCCCTGTCCAGAGGTCTGGCAGAGGCGATGGACGGCACCCTCGTCCCGGAGGACACTCCCGGCGGGGGCCTGACCATGGTGCTGTCCCTGCCCTTCGCCGAGCGGGCGGAGCACCCCAGCGGTACGCAGCAGCAGAGCGTAGGAGGAGCACTTGACATCTCCCCCAGCTGA
- a CDS encoding GbsR/MarR family transcriptional regulator, translating into MPRDAQLIFADHVGRSYARQYGFPPMAGRLLGYLFVCDPPQQTIDELGEGLLASRSAITGAVKLLESYRMARRTRVAGERMDRVSLNPDSQQPQNFDSALHEEHAALFREGLAVLDDAPPERRAPLAEMVALAEFLGERLPELRDEWHARREELRASGKLPTSGG; encoded by the coding sequence GTGCCCCGTGACGCCCAGCTGATCTTCGCCGACCATGTCGGCCGCTCCTACGCCCGCCAGTACGGCTTCCCGCCGATGGCGGGGCGTCTGCTGGGATATCTGTTCGTCTGCGATCCGCCGCAGCAGACGATCGACGAGCTGGGTGAAGGGCTGCTGGCGAGCCGAAGTGCCATCACGGGTGCCGTCAAGCTGCTCGAGAGCTACCGGATGGCGCGGCGGACGAGGGTCGCCGGTGAGCGGATGGACCGGGTGAGTCTGAACCCGGACAGTCAACAGCCGCAGAATTTCGACTCCGCCCTCCACGAGGAGCATGCGGCTCTGTTTCGGGAGGGGTTGGCGGTGCTGGACGACGCTCCGCCGGAGCGTCGCGCTCCGCTGGCGGAGATGGTCGCGCTGGCCGAGTTCCTCGGCGAGCGGCTGCCCGAGCTGCGGGACGAGTGGCACGCGCGCCGCGAGGAACTTCGAGCGTCGGGCAAGCTGCCCACCTCGGGCGGATAG